From Desulfotignum phosphitoxidans DSM 13687:
CCGGAAGTCGGGGCAATGGTGGCGGTCAAAGGACCGGTGAACAGGCAGACAGGCATATCTTCATGGTCCCAGCCCAGGGGGGCGGCCGGGCGCACAAACAGTCCCCCTAAGCCCCGGCCCCCGATATGCCCGGCATAGGTTTCCGGGGACAGAGACAGGGTGCGGATCTGTCCCCGGGTCAGATCAATGAGGGCAATGTGTCCGGTCCACCCGTACATGGGTTAATAATAGACCGGGTTCCACACCATGTGATCGATCAGGGTGTTGAGCCGTTCCGGATCATTGTTGTGCTTGAACCGGGAAAACGCGCATCCATCCCCGGTCACGCCGGCGTTGATGGCTTCGGCCCCCACCTGTTTGGCCACGGCAATGGACACTTCTCTCAGCTGATCCAGGGGCGGACACAAAATCCCGTCCGCCAGGTCCTGATCCGAGATAAACCCGGCCACGGCATGGGCTGCGGCAGAGAAAAATACGGGCAGCACCCGGGTGGCGCCGGACGCCACAATTCCCAGACCGATGCCCGGAAACACAAACGCATTGTTCATCTGGCCGATGCGGTATGATTTGCCGTTGTGGGTCACGGGGGCAAAGGGCGATCCCGTGGCCACCAGGGCCTGGCCGTTGCTCCACTGGTACAGATCTTTGGGCAGGGCCTCCGCATTGGTGGTGGGATTGCTCAAAGGCAGAATGACCGGTTTTTTTGAAATCTGCATCATGGCATCCACAATGGACGGGTCAAAGCAGCCGGTCTGGCCGGAAGTGCCGATGAGTACCGTGACTTTTGCCTGGAGAATGGCATTTTTCAATGTATTGTCTGCCTGTGTTTTCAACCAGGGCAGGTCGGCCGGATCCTGGGCGAATTTGTGTTTATAAGGTTCCAGATCCCGGTCCGTGGTGACCACACCTTTGGAATCCATGGTGAAAATGCGCTTTCTGGCCGCCGTTTCATCCATGCCCTGTTCAATGAGTTCGGTCCAGATCTGTTCGGCAATGCCCACGCCCCCGGCACCGGCCCCGTTCACCAGAAACACCTGGTCGGTCAAGGATTCATTTTTGGATTTCATGGCCGCCAGAATACCGGCCAAAGTGATGGACCCCGTGCCCTGGATATCATCGTTGAACGAGATCACCTGGTCCAGGTATTTGTCCCGCACGGAAAACGCGGTTTGTTTGGAAAAATCCTCCCACTGGCACAGGGCTTTGGGAAACACTTTTTTAAAGGCGTTGACGAATTTTTCAATAAACCGGTCATAGGCCTCTCCTGTCAGGCGTTTGTTCCGCCAGCCCAGATACCCGGGGTCATCCAGCAACGTTTGATTGTCGGTTCCCACATCCAGGGAAATGGGCAGGCAGTGCCAGGGAGCGATGCCCGCGCCCTGGGTGTACAGCATCAGTTTGCCCAGGCAGATGGGAATACCCCCGGCCCCCTGGTCCCCTAAGCCTAAGATGCCCTGGTTGTCCGTGACCACGGCCACCCGGATGTCCTTGTCCGTGTAGTTGGCCAGAATATATTCCGCATAGTCGATATTGTCGGGAAACAGATGGATCCCGTTGGCCCGGCGGAACATACTGGAATACTGCTGGCAGGCCAGGCCCACGGTGGGGGTATAGATAATGGGCAGAAACTGGGTGACATCGCTGGCGATCACGGCATGGGCCAGAACCACGTTGCGGTCGTACAGGCTTCGGATGTAGATGAATTTTTCAATATCATTTTCTTTTTTGGCAATGATATCCAGGCTGTTCTGCACCTGTTCTTCCAGGGTTTTGACCCGGAAGGGAAGATATCCGCTCAGCTTGAGGCGGATCCGTTCTTCAATGGAGAATGCCGTGCCTTTGCTGATATTGTTGAAGCGAAGAATGTCAAATCCGCGAAGATTGATGGTGACACCCGTGGTTTCGCCGTATTCGCCGTACTCAAATTCGTAATGATTGATTTCCATGGTGGGAAGATCCTTTTCTTTTTAAATTAACTGCCGGTTGAAAATCGAATGGGATCATATCACAAATATTTGAATTTGGAAATCAGCATATATGAATGGGACCAGGACCCGTATCTCCGTGGGTAAAACTTTGTGCAGTCCATGAAAAAAATGCCGTTGTCCCGGCCGGCACGGTCCGCTTCCGTGCCGGCCGGATGTTCAATCAGACTTCTTCCTGCTGTTTGCGCAAATCTTTGCGCAGAATTTTGCCGACATTGGATTTGGGAAGCTCTTCCCGGAATTCCACGGCCACGGGCAGTTTGTATCGGGCCAGTCTTTCGGCACAATAATCGATCACCTCTTTTTCCGTCAGGGTCTGGCCCTGTTTGAGTACCACAAACGCTTTGATGGATTCCCCGCGTTTGGCATGCGGAATGCCCACGGCACAGGCTTCCACAATTTTGGGGTGCTCATACAGCACCTCATCGATGTCCCTGGGATAGACATTGTATCCCCCGGAGATGATCATGTCCTTGATGCGGTCCACAATGTAGAAATAGCCGTCCTCATCCATTTTCGCCACATCGCCGGTGCACAGAAACCCTTCTTTGGTCAGGGTTTTGGCGGTTTCTTCGGGTTTGTTCAAATACCCTTTCATGATCTGGGGTCCCCGCATGAGCAGCTCGCCGGGTTCTCCTGCAGGCATCTCTTTGGCCGGGTCTTCCAGGTCCACGAT
This genomic window contains:
- a CDS encoding NAD-dependent malic enzyme, producing MEINHYEFEYGEYGETTGVTINLRGFDILRFNNISKGTAFSIEERIRLKLSGYLPFRVKTLEEQVQNSLDIIAKKENDIEKFIYIRSLYDRNVVLAHAVIASDVTQFLPIIYTPTVGLACQQYSSMFRRANGIHLFPDNIDYAEYILANYTDKDIRVAVVTDNQGILGLGDQGAGGIPICLGKLMLYTQGAGIAPWHCLPISLDVGTDNQTLLDDPGYLGWRNKRLTGEAYDRFIEKFVNAFKKVFPKALCQWEDFSKQTAFSVRDKYLDQVISFNDDIQGTGSITLAGILAAMKSKNESLTDQVFLVNGAGAGGVGIAEQIWTELIEQGMDETAARKRIFTMDSKGVVTTDRDLEPYKHKFAQDPADLPWLKTQADNTLKNAILQAKVTVLIGTSGQTGCFDPSIVDAMMQISKKPVILPLSNPTTNAEALPKDLYQWSNGQALVATGSPFAPVTHNGKSYRIGQMNNAFVFPGIGLGIVASGATRVLPVFFSAAAHAVAGFISDQDLADGILCPPLDQLREVSIAVAKQVGAEAINAGVTGDGCAFSRFKHNNDPERLNTLIDHMVWNPVYY